One Paroedura picta isolate Pp20150507F chromosome 16, Ppicta_v3.0, whole genome shotgun sequence genomic region harbors:
- the LOC143826701 gene encoding proteasome activator complex subunit 2-like: MAKTSSIQVSGETRKKMTDFRDSLAKEAEELLSTFLPAKIVQLDQFLKEDKLNIKDLSVLRAPLDIPIPDPPPKEDEMETEEEKEAPKCGYLKGNESIVSLLDRVKPEVREFREKCILVATWIQYMIPKIEDGNDFGVAIQEKVLERIVALKTKAEGFQATIAKYFLERGDAVAKASKDTHVMDYRCLVHERDEAVYREIQMMVLDIRGFYAELYHILSKNLEKLTNPKGEEKPSMY, encoded by the exons ATGGCCAAAACCTCCTCCATCCAAGTCAGCGGCGAGACGCGCAAAAAG aTGACGGATTTCAGAGACTCCCTTGCTAAAGAG GCAGAAGAACTTCTCTCCACCTTTTTACCTGCCAAAATAGTTCAGCTGGATCAGTTTTTGAAG GAAGACAAACTGAACATTAAAGATTTGTCGGTCCTTCGTGCCCCTCTGGATATCCCCATcccagacccccctcccaaagaggATGAG ATGGagacagaggaagagaaggaag CCCCCAAATGCGGCTACCTTAAAGGGAACGAGTCCATTGTCTCCCTTTTGGACCGGGTCAAACCTGAAGTTCGGGAGTTCAGAGAGAAATGCATCTTG GTCGCTACCTGGATTCAGTACATGATCCCCAAAATAGAAGACGGCAATGATTTCGGGGTGGCTATTCAG GAAAAGGTCCTGGAGCGGATCGTGGCCTTGAAGACTAAGGCGGAAGGCTTCCAGGCCACCATTGCCAA ATATTTCTTAGAGCGTGGTGATGCGGTGGCCAAGGCCTCCAAGGACACTCACGTG ATGGACTACCGGTGTCTCGTTCATGAGCGAGATGAGGCTGTCTACAGGGAAATCCAGATGATGGTGCTCGACATCCGTGGGTTTTAT GCTGAGCTCTATCACATCCTGAGCAAAAATCTGGAGAAACTGACCAATCCCAAGGGCGAAGAGAAGCCATCGATGTATTGA
- the EMC9 gene encoding ER membrane protein complex subunit 9 isoform X1, which yields MERKGEIEICARAYVKMCLHAARYPYAAVSGLLLAQKRRATGTGQADCLCITDCIPLFHTNLSLTVMLEVALNQIDIWSAESDLLLAGFYQANSGTDDKSPSPLAQKTAGRIAELYGDAVLIMLDNHKFTNNPRVPPIIVLEQKDRQWVPKDKNLIMWRDWESSRHICKSLLEAKAYSQLVDFDVHLDDIREDWTNQQLNTEIAQLVSVANGSA from the exons ATGGAGAG GAAAGGGGAAATCGAGATATGTGCCCGGGCCTACGTCAAGATGTGTCTCCACGCTGCCCGCTATCCCTACGCAGCTGTGAGCGGGCTTCTCTTGGCACAGAAGCGCCGGGCGACAGGGACCGGACAAGCTGACTGCCTCTGCATTACAGACTGCATCCCCCTCTTCCACACCAACTTGTCTCTCACGGTGATGCTGGAAGTGGCCCTGAACCAG ATTGATATCTGGAGCGCCGAGTCAGATTTGCTCCTTGCCGGCTTCTACCAGGCCAATTCCGGGACTGATGACAAAAG CCCTTCCCCCCTTGCGCAAAAGACCGCCGGACGCATAGCGGAATTGTACGGCGATGCGGTGCTGATAATG CTGGATAACCACAAGTTTACAAACAATCCCCGGGTACCTCCGATAATCGTGTTGGAACAGAAAGATCGGCAGTGGGTCCCCAAAGACAAAAATCT GATCATGTGGCGAGACTGGGAATCTTCTCGCCACATCTGCAAATCCCTCCTCGAAGCCAAAGCTTACTCCCAGTTGGTCGACTTCGATGTCCACCTGGATGACATCAGAGAGGACTGGACCAATCAGCAGCTCAACACAGAAATTGCCCAGCTGGTGTCGGTGGCCAATGGCAGTGCCTGA
- the EMC9 gene encoding ER membrane protein complex subunit 9 isoform X2: MCLHAARYPYAAVSGLLLAQKRRATGTGQADCLCITDCIPLFHTNLSLTVMLEVALNQIDIWSAESDLLLAGFYQANSGTDDKSPSPLAQKTAGRIAELYGDAVLIMLDNHKFTNNPRVPPIIVLEQKDRQWVPKDKNLIMWRDWESSRHICKSLLEAKAYSQLVDFDVHLDDIREDWTNQQLNTEIAQLVSVANGSA, translated from the exons ATGTGTCTCCACGCTGCCCGCTATCCCTACGCAGCTGTGAGCGGGCTTCTCTTGGCACAGAAGCGCCGGGCGACAGGGACCGGACAAGCTGACTGCCTCTGCATTACAGACTGCATCCCCCTCTTCCACACCAACTTGTCTCTCACGGTGATGCTGGAAGTGGCCCTGAACCAG ATTGATATCTGGAGCGCCGAGTCAGATTTGCTCCTTGCCGGCTTCTACCAGGCCAATTCCGGGACTGATGACAAAAG CCCTTCCCCCCTTGCGCAAAAGACCGCCGGACGCATAGCGGAATTGTACGGCGATGCGGTGCTGATAATG CTGGATAACCACAAGTTTACAAACAATCCCCGGGTACCTCCGATAATCGTGTTGGAACAGAAAGATCGGCAGTGGGTCCCCAAAGACAAAAATCT GATCATGTGGCGAGACTGGGAATCTTCTCGCCACATCTGCAAATCCCTCCTCGAAGCCAAAGCTTACTCCCAGTTGGTCGACTTCGATGTCCACCTGGATGACATCAGAGAGGACTGGACCAATCAGCAGCTCAACACAGAAATTGCCCAGCTGGTGTCGGTGGCCAATGGCAGTGCCTGA
- the LOC143826736 gene encoding proteasome activator complex subunit 1-like, with protein MRPSRRVGEELPAFSAFEEGHRRLPATACLRPLLPLSDGGLPPLACPPPAGSPASLLPFPFVFASRRGGPACALRCSPGAATMGDTLRISPECEAQVESFRKNLCAQAEELVSQRFPEKIVELSNFLKDPELNVSDLISLRAELDIPVPDPKKDEERRKKKEKEEDGKKEKDGKKSDDDDKAPPCGPVAHNEKITALLNRVKPEIQGTKEKMNLISLWLQLQVPRIEDGNNFGVAVQEKVYELLTSARTKLEGFQTHIAKYYSERGDAVSKAAKSPHVGDFRQLVHEIDEAEYAEIRFMINELRNIYAVVYDIVLKNFEKIKKPRDENKGMIY; from the exons ATGCGTCCTTCTCGAAGGGTGGGTGAAGAATTGCCCGCTTTCAGCGCCTTTGAGGAGGGGCACAGGCGCCTGCCTGCCACTGCTTGTCTTCGGCCGCTGCTGCCCCTTTCGGATGGCGGCCTGCCTCCTCTCGCCTGCCCGCCCCCCGCGGGAAGTCCCGcgtctctcctcccctttcctttcgtTTTCGCTTCGAGGCGTGGCGGGCCCGCTTGTGCTCTGCGCTGCAGCCCGGGAGCCGCGACCATGGGCGACACCTTGCGCATCTCCCCCGAGTGCGAGGCGCAG GTGGAATCCTTCAGGAAGAACCTCTGCGCCCAG gctgaagaacTAGTTTCCCAGCGTTTCCCAGAAAAGATTGTGGAACTCAGTAATTTTTTGAAG gaccccgaACTGAATGTCTCGGACCTCATTTCTCTCCGCGCTGAGCTGGACATCCCTGTGCCGGACCCCAAGAAAGACGAGGAACGccggaagaaaaaggaa AAGGAAGAGgatgggaagaaagaaaaggatggcAAGAAATCGGACGACGATGATAAAG CACCCCCCTGCGGCCCCGTAGCCCACAACGAGAAGATCACAGCCCTCCTGAACCGCGTCAAGCCGGAGATCCAGGGCACCAAGGAGAAAATGAATTTG ATCTCTCTGTGGCTGCAGCTCCAGGTTCCGCGGATTGAAGATGGCAATAATTTTGGGGTGGCGGTCCAG GAAAAAGTGTACGAGTTGCTGACCTCGGCTCGAACGAAGCTGGAAGGATTCCAAACACACATTGCCAA GTATTATTCTGAGCGGGGCGATGcggtctccaaagcagccaagagTCCCCACGTG GGTGACTTCCGGCAACTGGTTCACGAAATCGATGAGGCGGAATATGCCGAAATCCGATTCATGATCAACGAACTGCGGAATATTTAC gctgtagTCTATGACATCGTCCTGAAGAACTTTGAGAAGATTAAAAAGCCAAGAGACGAAAACAAAGGCATGATCTACTAA
- the FITM1 gene encoding fat storage-inducing transmembrane protein 1, whose protein sequence is MAAGPGAGKPSSRLATLAGWGQALCRGLVRFWSNQLAWLLGVPCLRRAYHLWLAAVVIFGPLLQFYVNPRAIFANHHNFFNIKFVRSAWGWTCIFLGGFILLVVYLASRRLLLTVRHLSRLAVGAGLWLGATEAFLLIENLTGYCFDPVPAGILVNNLTDKWTCLHKGHQWHGYDVSGHTFLLTFCCLLMVEETSVFRRYLAQGHPAGVPLRLIFLLNVLLLGLWNFLLACTVVYLYEYSHKVVGAAIATLCWYLTYRVWYRSAWSPGRPGAGLFLKTVPGEAKKRN, encoded by the exons ATGGCAGCGGGACCGGGGGCAGGGAAGCCCTCCTCCCGGCTGGCCACTCTAGCCGGTTGGGGCCAAGCTCTTTGCCGGGGCCTGGTGCGTTTTTGGAGCAACCAGCTCGCTTGGTTGCTGGGGGTGCCATGCCTCCGCCGGGCATACCACCTGTGGCTGGCTGCCGTGGTCATTTTCGGGCCGTTGCTCCAGTTCTACGTGAACCCGCGGGCCATCTTTGCCAACCATCACAACTTCTTCAACAT CAAATTTGTCCGTTCTGCCTGGGGCTGGACGTGCATCTTCCTGGGGGGCTTCATCCTCCTGGTGGTCTACCTGGCCTCCCGGCGGCTGCTCCTCACCGTGCGCCATCTCAGCCGCCTGGCGGTGGGGGCCGGGCTCTGGCTGGGGGCTACCGAGGCCTTCCTGCTCATTGAGAACCTCACCGGCTACTGCTTCGACCCCGTGCCCGCGGGCATCTTGGTGAACAACCTGACGGACAAGTGGACCTGCCTGCACAAGGGCCACCAGTGGCACGGCTACGACGTCTccggccacaccttcctgctcaCCTTCTGCTGCCTCCTCATGGTGGAGGAGACCTCCGTCTTCCGGCGCTacctggcccagggccaccccGCGGGCGTCCCCCTGCGCCTCATCTTCCTCCTCAAcgtcctcctcctcggcctgTGGAACTTCCTCTTGGCTTGCACTGTGGTGTATCTGTACGAGTACAGCCACAAGGTGGTCGGGGCGGCCATCGCCACCCTCTGCTGGTACCTCACCTACCGGGTCTGGTACCGATCCGCCTGGTCTCCGGGGAGGCCCGGGGCGGGCCTGTTCCTCAAGACGGTGCCGGGGGAAGCGAAGAAACGGAACTGA